Proteins found in one Miscanthus floridulus cultivar M001 chromosome 4, ASM1932011v1, whole genome shotgun sequence genomic segment:
- the LOC136550840 gene encoding phytosulfokines 4-like — MARVMFLAAALAVLLLAAASSAPVASAARDDPAAPAVSSHDQRQGSAAEGAGCEGANDEDECMMRRTLAAHTDYIYTQQHHN, encoded by the exons ATGGCGAGGGTGATGTTCCTCGCGGCGGCGCTCGCGGTCCTCCTGCTGGCGGCGGCGTCGTCGGCCCCCGTGGCCAGCGCCGCGCGGGACGACCCGGCGGCGCCGGCCGTCTCTTCTCACGACCAG AGGCAGGGATCGGCGGCGGAAGGCGCGGGGTGCGAGGGCGCCAACGACGAGGACGAGTGCATGATGAGGCGCACGCTGGCCGCGCACACCGACTACATCTACACCCAGCAGCACCACAACTGA